From bacterium, one genomic window encodes:
- the nadD gene encoding nicotinate-nucleotide adenylyltransferase, with amino-acid sequence MNIGIMGGVFDPVHFGHLQAAEIVKEKLKLEMVLFVPSGIPPHKPKPIANSKDRFKMLKLSLKNNKSFIPVNLEIKKRGYSYTIDTIREIKSIYGDKNDYYFIIGTDTIPELCKWKDVKGLFEMIRFVAVTREGFAQCSMLNAKCKIELIEFPTLAVSSSLIRERIKKGLSIKYFIPDSVERYIQEKGIYKS; translated from the coding sequence ATGAACATTGGAATAATGGGTGGTGTATTTGACCCTGTCCATTTTGGCCATCTCCAAGCCGCAGAAATAGTTAAAGAAAAACTTAAACTTGAAATGGTTTTGTTTGTTCCATCAGGCATTCCTCCACATAAACCAAAACCAATTGCAAATTCAAAAGATAGATTTAAGATGTTAAAGTTATCCTTAAAGAATAATAAATCATTTATTCCAGTGAACCTTGAAATTAAAAAAAGGGGATATTCATATACAATAGATACAATTAGGGAGATAAAATCTATTTATGGCGATAAAAACGATTATTATTTTATCATAGGCACAGATACAATCCCCGAGCTTTGTAAGTGGAAGGATGTAAAAGGGCTTTTTGAAATGATAAGATTTGTGGCGGTAACAAGAGAAGGATTTGCTCAATGCTCAATGCTCAATGCAAAATGCAAAATAGAATTGATTGAATTTCCAACATTGGCTGTTTCATCAAGCCTTATAAGGGAGAGGATAAAAAAGGGGCTTTCTATAAAATATTTTATTCCAGATAGCGTAGAAAGGTATATCCAAGAAAAGGGCATTTACAAATCCTGA
- a CDS encoding ATP-binding protein — protein MKLSDIGLWLVEEARKKLKCSLASVMVLDEEEKELVIIASIGLPQNIVKRTREGIGEGIAGYVAKTGEPLFIEDIEQDVRFLRKSKKRYWTKSLISCPIKHNNFLFGVLNVNNKVDKSDFTQDDLKRIEALANAASIKFSFANLEDIKKKVNDFKTLVSFSRNIMASSYISQIVNYTHDALSKLLNPEIIAITIIPQKKIYLATSRRIEEAKLMEFLSHKFSLFAPSIPNLFNFTWEIKRLDAKPSRKSFKSLLSSSISLPIIINDYEFGLLSIARESPFLKENIKLFSTILNYLSIVFGKIALTEDLTDSLKKTKEELIHQERMAAVGKITEKIAHDLRNPLTIVLLSTMFAKKAVKDDKVLETLNKVERAGFIMEKLVEGISSFAKEIKIKKENVSITKTIEDSLFLVEDKLSNIEKTIDIAYDEPILADPKKLEEVFTNIIQNAIQSMEGKGILGIKVEKEGDFVRIDISDTGPGIAPEIKDKIFSTFFTTKPKGLGLGLSIVNEIVEKHSGRIELESELGKGSCFKIFLPIYSK, from the coding sequence ATGAAACTTTCTGATATAGGCTTGTGGTTGGTGGAAGAGGCAAGAAAAAAGCTAAAATGTTCCCTTGCCTCGGTTATGGTGCTTGATGAAGAAGAAAAAGAGCTTGTGATTATTGCCTCTATTGGTCTTCCCCAAAATATAGTAAAGAGAACAAGAGAGGGTATTGGAGAGGGAATAGCAGGTTATGTTGCAAAAACAGGAGAACCCCTCTTTATTGAGGATATAGAACAGGATGTAAGGTTTTTAAGGAAATCAAAGAAAAGATACTGGACAAAGTCCCTTATCTCCTGCCCCATTAAGCACAATAATTTTCTATTTGGTGTGTTAAATGTGAATAACAAGGTTGATAAAAGTGATTTCACACAAGATGATTTAAAAAGAATAGAAGCATTAGCAAATGCCGCATCAATTAAATTCTCCTTTGCAAACCTAGAAGATATAAAGAAAAAGGTAAATGATTTTAAAACCCTTGTTTCATTCTCAAGGAATATAATGGCATCTTCCTATATTTCTCAGATTGTAAACTATACACATGATGCTTTATCAAAATTATTAAATCCTGAAATTATCGCAATTACCATTATTCCACAAAAAAAGATATATCTAGCTACCTCAAGAAGGATAGAAGAGGCAAAGCTTATGGAATTTCTTTCTCACAAATTCTCTTTGTTTGCCCCCTCTATACCCAATCTTTTTAACTTTACCTGGGAAATAAAAAGGCTTGATGCAAAACCTTCAAGGAAAAGCTTTAAATCCCTTCTTTCATCCTCAATAAGCCTTCCTATCATTATCAATGATTATGAATTTGGGCTTTTATCTATAGCCAGGGAATCCCCATTTTTAAAGGAAAATATCAAATTATTTTCTACCATTCTAAATTACCTATCCATTGTTTTTGGTAAAATTGCACTTACAGAAGACCTTACTGATTCCCTCAAAAAGACAAAGGAAGAGCTTATTCATCAAGAAAGGATGGCTGCAGTAGGAAAGATTACAGAAAAGATAGCCCATGACTTAAGGAATCCATTAACTATTGTTTTGCTTTCAACGATGTTTGCAAAGAAGGCTGTAAAAGATGATAAGGTTCTTGAGACATTAAATAAAGTGGAGAGAGCAGGCTTTATTATGGAAAAGCTGGTTGAGGGTATATCCAGTTTTGCAAAGGAGATAAAGATAAAGAAGGAGAATGTAAGTATTACAAAGACAATTGAAGACTCTCTCTTTCTTGTTGAGGATAAGCTTTCTAACATAGAGAAAACGATAGATATAGCATACGATGAACCAATCCTTGCTGACCCTAAGAAACTTGAAGAGGTATTTACAAATATCATCCAAAATGCCATTCAATCTATGGAGGGAAAAGGGATCTTGGGAATAAAGGTAGAAAAAGAGGGAGATTTTGTAAGGATAGATATCTCTGATACAGGCCCTGGAATTGCCCCTGAAATAAAGGACAAGATATTTTCCACATTCTTTACCACAAAGCCAAAAGGTTTAGGATTGGGTCTTTCCATTGTAAATGAGATAGTAGAAAAGCATTCGGGAAGGATTGAATTAGAATCAGAGCTTGGCAAAGGTTCTTGCTTTAAGATATTTCTTCCGATATATAGCAAATAA
- a CDS encoding glycosyltransferase family 2 protein, whose translation MKLLSVIMPVYNEKDTIEEIIKKIEAINLPKEIIIIDDYSSDGTREIIEQRINQKNVIKLFHSENRGKGSAIRTGLEKASGDIIIIQDADLEYDPEDYYKLVKPIMEGKVDVVYGSRVLGKGKFSYLRYALGGKFLSLLTNILYGSHITDEPTCYKVFKTDVIKSLNLKCKKFEFCPEVTAKVLKKGYEILELPISYFPRKIEEGKKINWKDGVEAIWTLVKYRFWD comes from the coding sequence ATGAAGCTACTATCTGTTATTATGCCTGTTTATAATGAGAAGGATACAATAGAGGAGATAATAAAAAAAATAGAGGCAATAAATCTTCCTAAAGAAATCATTATCATTGATGATTATTCAAGTGATGGAACAAGGGAGATTATAGAACAAAGGATAAACCAGAAGAATGTTATTAAGCTTTTTCATTCAGAAAATAGAGGCAAAGGCTCTGCAATAAGAACAGGCTTGGAAAAGGCATCTGGAGATATAATTATCATCCAGGATGCTGACTTAGAATATGACCCAGAAGACTACTATAAATTAGTTAAGCCTATTATGGAAGGAAAGGTAGATGTTGTTTATGGCTCTCGTGTTTTGGGGAAGGGTAAATTTTCTTATCTAAGATATGCCTTGGGAGGTAAATTTCTTTCCTTACTTACAAACATCCTTTATGGCTCACATATTACAGACGAACCAACCTGTTATAAGGTATTTAAGACAGATGTAATAAAATCCTTAAATTTAAAATGTAAGAAATTTGAATTTTGTCCTGAGGTTACAGCCAAGGTTTTAAAAAAGGGCTATGAGATTTTAGAGCTTCCAATATCCTATTTTCCCAGAAAAATAGAGGAGGGAAAGAAAATAAATTGGAAGGATGGAGTAGAGGCTATTTGGACACTTGTAAAATATAGATTTTGGGATTAG
- a CDS encoding GyrI-like domain-containing protein, translating to MEEIKIDLAKEYRAYYTAKTTPEIVEIEEGKFLIIEGKGSPDGDEFQDKISALYSLSYGVKMLLKKGRRDFTVAKLEGLWWVDSDKLYTKVPREEWRWKLLLRQPEFISSEIVEKAKKEVIKKKKIELVNEIKFERMKEGKCVQILHIGPYSTEPESLAKMYKLMEEKNLVYNGFHHEIYLSDPRKVSNEKFPFSATLQ from the coding sequence ATGGAAGAAATAAAGATTGATTTAGCAAAGGAATATAGAGCATATTATACCGCAAAAACAACCCCTGAAATTGTGGAGATTGAAGAGGGAAAATTCCTTATAATAGAAGGAAAGGGCTCTCCTGATGGCGATGAGTTTCAAGATAAAATCAGTGCTTTATACTCCCTTTCTTATGGTGTAAAAATGCTTTTGAAAAAAGGGAGAAGGGATTTTACTGTTGCAAAGCTTGAGGGATTATGGTGGGTAGATTCTGATAAACTGTACACAAAGGTTCCTCGTGAAGAATGGAGGTGGAAACTCCTCCTTCGTCAGCCTGAATTCATAAGTTCTGAAATCGTTGAAAAAGCTAAAAAAGAGGTTATAAAGAAGAAAAAAATAGAATTAGTAAATGAAATTAAATTTGAGAGGATGAAAGAAGGCAAATGTGTGCAAATCTTGCATATTGGTCCTTATTCCACTGAGCCTGAATCACTGGCAAAGATGTATAAACTTATGGAAGAAAAGAATCTTGTTTATAATGGATTTCATCACGAAATTTATCTTTCTGACCCAAGAAAAGTGTCAAATGAGAAATTCCCATTTTCCGCTACCTTGCAATAG
- a CDS encoding sigma-70 family RNA polymerase sigma factor encodes MEDDFSLIKRYLDGENNCFEELVKRHWKRAWMVSYRIIGDYEEAKDISQEAFIKVLRSISNFRFESSFSTWLYRIVVNLSKNYLERTKKKFPLWDKEELEIPVPCDLEEKFQVDEIKDAINTLKEPYRMCIVLKDIEGFSYKEIAKILDCPIGTVMSRLNMGRKILKEKLKNGR; translated from the coding sequence ATGGAAGATGATTTCTCCTTGATAAAACGCTATCTTGATGGAGAGAATAATTGCTTTGAGGAATTGGTTAAGAGGCATTGGAAGAGGGCTTGGATGGTTTCCTATAGAATAATTGGTGATTATGAGGAGGCAAAGGATATATCGCAGGAGGCATTTATAAAGGTTCTTCGCTCTATTTCTAACTTTAGGTTTGAATCATCATTTTCAACATGGCTTTATAGGATTGTTGTAAATCTATCAAAGAATTATTTAGAAAGGACAAAGAAAAAATTTCCCCTATGGGATAAAGAGGAATTGGAAATACCTGTCCCTTGTGATTTGGAGGAAAAATTTCAGGTTGACGAAATAAAAGATGCAATAAATACTCTAAAGGAGCCATATAGAATGTGTATTGTTTTAAAGGATATAGAGGGATTTTCTTATAAGGAAATAGCAAAAATCCTTGATTGCCCAATTGGCACTGTAATGTCTCGGCTCAATATGGGAAGAAAGATTTTAAAGGAAAAATTAAAAAATGGAAGATAG
- a CDS encoding cob(I)yrinic acid a,c-diamide adenosyltransferase codes for MLQVYTGDGKGKTTSACGLAIRAIGQGMRVCYIHFHKDPEKYGYGEIMVLEKLGVDIYGFAKKHPYFDKDVKNKEIRNECLSGLEFVKKLYQENKYDVLILDEIIVSLRDGFIKEAEFLEILEKKPENLELVLTGRDFPENLIENVDLVSEIKNIKHPFDKGIKGRKGIEF; via the coding sequence ATGCTTCAGGTCTATACAGGTGATGGAAAGGGAAAGACTACATCTGCTTGTGGACTTGCAATAAGGGCAATAGGGCAGGGTATGAGGGTATGCTATATCCATTTTCATAAAGACCCCGAAAAATATGGCTACGGAGAGATAATGGTATTGGAAAAATTGGGTGTGGATATTTATGGCTTCGCAAAAAAGCACCCATACTTTGATAAAGATGTGAAAAATAAGGAGATACGCAATGAATGTTTAAGTGGTTTAGAATTTGTAAAAAAGCTTTATCAAGAGAATAAATATGATGTGCTTATTTTAGATGAGATAATTGTCTCTTTAAGGGATGGATTTATAAAAGAGGCAGAATTTTTAGAAATATTGGAGAAAAAGCCAGAAAATTTAGAGCTTGTCCTTACAGGAAGGGACTTTCCAGAAAACCTAATTGAAAATGTAGACCTAGTTAGTGAGATAAAAAACATAAAACATCCCTTTGATAAAGGAATAAAAGGAAGAAAAGGGATTGAATTTTAA
- a CDS encoding ABC transporter ATP-binding protein, translated as MIKVEGIFCGYNEFSLSDISFNVERGEIFGIIGPNGSGKTTLLRAISKVIPLKKGRVVFEEKDIRKMGFKEFAKMTGVVSQIEEIAFDMRVEDLVMLGRIPHQRFLFTTKKDTEVIEKSMEITGIMDKRKKYISKLSGGERQLVFISRALASCPRILLLDEPTTHLDITHQIEVLNLVRKLNKEMFLTVIIVLHDLNLASEYCDRLILLSGGKIYNIGSPEEVLTYQAIEDVYKTRVIVRENPMSHKPYVFLVSK; from the coding sequence ATGATAAAGGTAGAGGGCATTTTTTGTGGTTATAATGAATTTTCCCTTTCTGATATAAGCTTTAATGTAGAAAGAGGTGAGATTTTTGGAATAATTGGGCCAAATGGAAGTGGAAAGACAACCCTTTTAAGGGCTATAAGTAAGGTAATCCCATTAAAGAAGGGTAGGGTGGTATTTGAAGAAAAAGATATTAGAAAAATGGGATTTAAAGAATTTGCAAAAATGACAGGGGTAGTTTCCCAGATTGAGGAGATTGCCTTTGATATGAGGGTAGAAGACCTTGTTATGCTAGGAAGGATTCCACATCAAAGGTTTCTCTTTACAACAAAGAAAGATACAGAGGTTATAGAAAAATCAATGGAAATAACAGGGATAATGGATAAAAGAAAAAAGTATATCAGCAAATTAAGTGGAGGAGAGAGGCAACTTGTCTTTATTAGCAGGGCTTTGGCTTCTTGTCCAAGGATTCTTCTATTGGATGAGCCTACAACCCATCTTGATATAACCCATCAAATAGAAGTTTTAAACCTTGTAAGAAAATTAAACAAGGAGATGTTCCTTACAGTAATCATTGTCTTGCATGACCTAAATCTAGCATCTGAATATTGCGATAGGCTCATTTTGCTTTCAGGGGGAAAAATTTATAACATTGGAAGCCCTGAAGAGGTCTTAACATATCAAGCAATAGAGGATGTATATAAAACAAGGGTAATAGTAAGAGAAAACCCAATGAGCCACAAGCCTTATGTATTTCTGGTGTCAAAGTAA
- a CDS encoding glycosyltransferase family 39 protein, with the protein MKTLCGIFILGLALRLLFLSFFPDLKAVDSGGYDEIGLNIAQHMSFHSGGKPTPHREPIYPLFLSIIYLIFGHSLLAVKIAQAILGSLTAIMVYFIGKKVFGRNCGILASLFCALYPHFITTTGFILTETLFIFLLSISILFIMKGVEKRKFLILAGIFLGLTTLTRSITILSPLFFLISFLFIKKRKEAILDFFLLSFFMGITIIPWTIRNYIRFHTFVPVATGVGLSFWPGTYLPWDGDWRYWDPKDLEKITSSCSSTIEVDKKLCKEAFKNIRENPLGYIKLWPKKLYRLWFWIPGGKEVLRPYPKIKVFLAIVQYLVIFFGLLGIIIGWERWKIFLPLLTIIIYISFLHTLFFLAIPRYNLPIMPHLLVFSARAVIKILKLK; encoded by the coding sequence ATGAAAACATTATGTGGTATTTTCATTTTGGGATTGGCTTTAAGGCTTTTGTTTCTTTCTTTCTTTCCAGATTTAAAGGCAGTAGATTCAGGTGGATATGATGAAATAGGTTTAAACATTGCTCAACATATGAGCTTTCATTCTGGTGGAAAACCAACACCACACAGGGAACCAATCTATCCATTATTTCTATCCATAATTTACCTTATATTTGGACATAGCCTTTTAGCGGTAAAAATTGCCCAGGCAATTCTTGGAAGCCTAACCGCTATTATGGTTTATTTTATAGGAAAGAAGGTTTTTGGAAGAAATTGTGGAATTTTGGCATCTCTTTTCTGTGCTTTATATCCCCATTTTATTACTACAACGGGTTTTATCCTTACAGAGACACTCTTTATATTTCTCCTTTCTATATCAATCTTGTTTATAATGAAGGGTGTAGAAAAGAGAAAATTTTTAATTTTAGCAGGAATATTCCTTGGGCTTACAACACTCACAAGGAGCATAACCATTCTTTCTCCCCTTTTCTTTTTAATCTCTTTTTTATTCATTAAAAAAAGAAAGGAGGCGATCCTAGACTTTTTTCTTCTTTCTTTCTTTATGGGTATTACAATAATTCCTTGGACAATCAGAAATTATATAAGGTTTCATACCTTTGTTCCTGTTGCAACAGGTGTAGGACTTAGTTTTTGGCCAGGTACATATCTTCCCTGGGATGGAGATTGGAGGTATTGGGATCCTAAAGATTTGGAGAAGATAACATCTTCTTGCTCTTCAACTATTGAAGTAGATAAAAAATTATGCAAGGAAGCATTTAAAAACATAAGAGAAAATCCATTGGGTTATATTAAATTATGGCCAAAAAAGCTATATAGATTATGGTTTTGGATTCCTGGTGGAAAGGAGGTTTTAAGGCCATATCCAAAGATAAAGGTATTTCTTGCCATAGTTCAATATTTAGTTATTTTTTTTGGATTATTAGGAATTATTATTGGATGGGAAAGATGGAAAATTTTTCTTCCCCTTCTTACCATTATTATATATATTTCTTTTCTGCATACCCTATTTTTTCTTGCAATTCCAAGGTATAATCTACCCATAATGCCTCATCTTTTGGTATTTTCTGCAAGGGCGGTTATTAAGATTTTAAAATTAAAATGA
- a CDS encoding Yip1 family protein — protein MVREIKNVIFKPDEAFEGISEKGAILTSFIIYLLTETLWIILPFPLEETEIITQVPFLVTIPIGFFLYSFIIHFISRRYSLEGRLRGLLSVWGYTCVPCFLSLIIFPLIYIGCRGKPIFYIFAAIFCIATLIWAIALLIIAIRVIYKFTLKRVFIVLFIFFCPASIFESIFVSCNETFFFQSYDNFSKIEGMGTLGKYYYCSITKDKITYKFRKPEIGETVIFVKEEDINKKPFSICLAFVDEGLPVHSWVIGECKEYIGKIKEETKNGFLVTPLDLSCKKPFGLIKIKQIKGRVCNIIEKEE, from the coding sequence ATGGTAAGAGAAATTAAAAATGTAATTTTTAAGCCAGATGAGGCATTTGAGGGAATAAGTGAAAAGGGGGCTATACTTACCTCATTTATTATCTATCTTCTAACAGAGACGCTATGGATAATCCTTCCCTTTCCATTAGAGGAGACAGAAATTATTACCCAAGTCCCATTTCTTGTGACTATTCCAATTGGATTCTTCCTTTATTCATTTATTATTCATTTTATAAGCAGAAGATATAGCCTTGAGGGAAGATTAAGGGGTCTTTTGTCTGTTTGGGGATATACTTGTGTGCCTTGTTTTCTTTCCCTCATTATATTTCCCCTTATTTATATTGGATGTAGGGGAAAGCCTATATTCTATATCTTTGCAGCTATTTTTTGTATTGCTACGCTTATTTGGGCAATAGCCCTACTAATTATTGCAATCAGGGTTATCTATAAATTTACCCTGAAGAGGGTTTTTATTGTCTTGTTCATCTTCTTCTGTCCAGCAAGCATTTTTGAAAGCATCTTTGTCTCCTGTAATGAGACATTTTTCTTTCAAAGCTATGATAATTTCTCAAAGATTGAGGGAATGGGAACACTTGGTAAATATTATTATTGTAGCATTACAAAGGATAAAATAACATATAAATTTAGAAAGCCTGAAATAGGTGAAACTGTTATATTTGTAAAAGAAGAAGATATAAACAAAAAGCCATTCTCTATTTGTCTGGCATTTGTTGATGAAGGCTTACCCGTTCATTCCTGGGTTATCGGTGAATGCAAAGAATATATTGGAAAGATAAAAGAGGAGACAAAGAATGGCTTTCTTGTTACACCCCTTGATTTATCTTGCAAAAAGCCCTTTGGTTTAATTAAAATAAAGCAGATAAAGGGAAGGGTTTGTAATATTATTGAGAAGGAGGAATAA
- a CDS encoding radical SAM protein, protein MYFYIQWHITDRCNLRCLHCYQEQFSASNELPFSKLKLISDNLISSSKLWNKGLKIALTGGEPLLKPELWALVDYLKSFNTNLNLISNGTLVSKYISDIKHSGLKEFYISLDGITKESNDSIRGKGSFKKAIEGIEALKSQSFSVVIMFTLLKRNLPEAMELFGFAKELGIDGYIIERFFPLGQGKKYLKEVVSGKELNSLYQHIFKQVGEIYVPSEMVKYRAIRVEFDNKIQLYGAECIAGRDGLAILPDGTALPCRRFNLTVGNLLEKPLTEIFEKSEVLRKIVDKKNFKGICNEKKCKIPDCYGCRAMTLAISGDYLAPDPHCWVYM, encoded by the coding sequence ATGTATTTTTATATCCAATGGCACATTACCGACAGATGTAATCTTCGCTGTCTACATTGCTATCAAGAGCAATTTAGCGCTTCAAATGAATTGCCTTTCTCAAAGTTAAAGTTAATCTCTGATAATCTAATTTCTAGCTCAAAACTTTGGAATAAAGGCTTAAAAATTGCCCTAACAGGTGGAGAGCCCCTCCTTAAACCAGAATTATGGGCTTTGGTTGATTACCTTAAGTCTTTTAATACAAACTTAAACCTCATTAGCAATGGTACCCTGGTAAGTAAATATATTTCAGACATTAAGCATAGTGGATTAAAAGAGTTTTATATTTCCTTGGATGGAATTACAAAAGAAAGCAATGATAGTATTCGTGGCAAGGGTTCATTCAAAAAGGCAATTGAGGGGATTGAAGCACTAAAGTCACAAAGTTTCTCGGTGGTGATTATGTTCACCCTGCTTAAGCGTAATCTCCCAGAGGCAATGGAATTATTTGGTTTTGCTAAGGAACTTGGGATTGATGGATATATTATTGAGCGATTTTTCCCTTTAGGCCAGGGAAAAAAATATCTTAAAGAAGTGGTTTCAGGAAAAGAACTAAACAGCCTCTATCAACATATTTTTAAACAGGTTGGTGAAATATATGTGCCTTCTGAAATGGTCAAATATCGGGCTATTCGTGTAGAATTTGATAATAAAATCCAATTATATGGGGCAGAATGTATTGCTGGTAGGGATGGTCTGGCAATCCTTCCTGATGGCACTGCCCTACCCTGCCGAAGGTTTAACCTAACTGTTGGTAATCTTTTAGAAAAGCCTTTAACTGAGATCTTTGAAAAATCAGAGGTGTTAAGAAAGATTGTAGACAAAAAGAATTTTAAGGGTATATGCAATGAGAAAAAATGCAAGATTCCTGATTGCTATGGCTGTCGGGCAATGACTTTAGCAATTAGCGGTGATTATTTAGCTCCTGACCCCCATTGCTGGGTTTATATGTAA
- a CDS encoding iron ABC transporter permease has translation MIKKFFVLIFVGLIAILLITLISLCIGSYSISLNKIIQVILDGKRTTEHTILFDIRLPRVILGFAIGSSLALSGAILQGLFRNPLVEPYTLGISGGSALAVCLSIVLSLSLPLPLSGFLGASFIIFILYFLSARNRIVSLPSLLLLGVMISFISGGLIMLIMAISKHEDLQGIIFWIMGSLEEPNWSFINLALFSSIIGLFISFFFSQSLNAFCLGEEKALNLGIDTEKTKKVLFLISSLLVGFSVSVSGIIGFVGLVVPHIARFILGWDYRFLLISSWLLGGGFLILCDTIARTIIAPYQLPVGVITGIIGGLLFSYFLIRNDKGRGHFLWL, from the coding sequence ATGATTAAGAAATTTTTTGTTTTGATATTTGTAGGCTTAATAGCAATTCTTCTAATAACCCTCATTTCTTTGTGTATTGGCTCATATTCCATTTCTTTAAATAAAATTATTCAAGTAATCCTTGACGGAAAAAGGACAACAGAACATACAATTCTCTTTGATATAAGGCTTCCAAGAGTAATTCTAGGGTTTGCTATAGGTTCGTCATTAGCCTTATCAGGTGCAATTCTTCAGGGATTATTTCGTAATCCCCTAGTTGAGCCATATACATTGGGCATATCTGGAGGTTCTGCTTTGGCTGTTTGTTTAAGTATTGTTCTTTCCTTAAGCCTTCCCCTTCCATTAAGCGGATTTCTTGGAGCTAGCTTTATTATCTTTATTCTTTATTTTTTATCAGCAAGAAACAGAATAGTAAGCCTTCCCTCCCTTCTGCTTCTTGGTGTAATGATAAGCTTTATATCAGGGGGTCTAATTATGCTTATTATGGCCATATCAAAGCATGAAGACCTGCAAGGGATTATCTTTTGGATAATGGGCTCATTAGAGGAGCCAAACTGGTCTTTTATTAACCTTGCCTTATTTTCCTCAATAATAGGGCTTTTTATCTCATTTTTCTTTTCGCAATCCCTTAATGCCTTTTGCCTTGGTGAGGAGAAGGCATTAAATCTGGGTATAGATACAGAGAAGACAAAAAAGGTTCTCTTTCTTATATCATCCCTTCTTGTAGGATTTTCTGTCTCTGTTTCTGGGATAATTGGGTTTGTTGGTTTGGTTGTTCCTCATATAGCCAGGTTTATATTGGGATGGGATTATAGATTTCTTCTTATCTCATCCTGGCTTTTGGGTGGAGGATTTCTTATCCTTTGCGATACAATAGCAAGGACAATCATTGCTCCATACCAGCTACCTGTTGGCGTAATTACAGGCATAATTGGAGGTCTTTTATTTAGCTATTTTTTAATAAGAAATGATAAAGGTAGAGGGCATTTTTTGTGGTTATAA
- a CDS encoding glutamate-5-semialdehyde dehydrogenase: protein METREIAKKAKECSYRLLSLSSKEKDDILLKIASKISEKEKDLLKENEKDLSYAKGIGLSSALTDRLLLNEKRVGDMVSGIRAVALLPDPVFEVYDMTRRPNGMLVGKMRHPLGVIGIIYEARPNVTADAFSLCFKSSNSVILKGGSEALNSNKFIVNLIKDALGDLKDAIGFIEERGGVKELVSLKEYIDCIILRGGKRLIEEIGEGAKVPIISHGEGICHVYIDNEADLNMASEIAYNAKVQRPGVCNAMETLLVHSDIARDILPNLIKRLKDAGCEIRGDERVGEIVQNIIPTTEDDWKTEYLSLILSIKVVSSLDEAIFHINHYGSHHSDSIITNSYSKTLRFLKEIDSASVYVNVSTRFTDGFEFGLGAEIGTSTQKLHARGPMGLKELTSSKFIIFGEGQIRK from the coding sequence ATGGAAACAAGAGAAATTGCAAAGAAGGCAAAGGAGTGTTCTTATAGGCTCCTTAGTCTTTCATCAAAGGAAAAAGACGATATTCTCCTTAAAATAGCAAGTAAAATTTCTGAAAAAGAAAAAGATTTGCTTAAAGAAAATGAGAAGGATTTAAGCTATGCAAAAGGGATAGGCCTATCTTCTGCCTTGACAGATAGGCTTTTGCTTAATGAAAAAAGGGTAGGGGATATGGTTTCTGGAATTAGGGCTGTTGCCTTGCTTCCTGACCCTGTTTTTGAGGTCTATGATATGACAAGAAGGCCAAATGGGATGCTGGTTGGAAAAATGAGGCACCCTTTAGGTGTAATTGGGATAATCTATGAGGCAAGGCCAAATGTTACAGCCGATGCCTTTTCTCTGTGCTTTAAATCTTCTAATTCTGTAATATTAAAAGGTGGCTCTGAGGCTTTAAATTCCAATAAATTTATTGTCAATCTTATAAAGGATGCTTTGGGAGATTTAAAGGATGCCATAGGTTTTATTGAAGAAAGGGGAGGCGTTAAGGAGTTAGTATCCCTTAAAGAATACATAGATTGCATAATATTGCGGGGAGGAAAAAGGCTTATTGAAGAAATTGGAGAAGGAGCAAAGGTTCCTATTATTAGCCATGGAGAGGGGATATGCCATGTCTATATTGATAATGAGGCAGACCTAAATATGGCATCTGAGATTGCCTATAATGCCAAAGTCCAAAGACCAGGGGTTTGTAATGCAATGGAAACATTGCTTGTTCACTCTGATATTGCAAGAGATATTCTACCAAATTTAATAAAAAGATTGAAGGATGCAGGATGTGAGATAAGGGGAGATGAAAGGGTAGGGGAGATTGTTCAAAATATTATTCCTACAACAGAGGATGATTGGAAAACCGAATATTTAAGCCTTATTTTATCCATAAAAGTCGTTTCCTCTCTGGATGAGGCAATATTTCATATAAACCATTATGGCTCGCATCATTCTGACTCCATTATAACAAATTCTTATAGTAAAACTTTAAGATTTCTTAAAGAAATTGATTCTGCTAGTGTCTATGTAAATGTTTCAACCAGGTTCACAGATGGGTTTGAATTTGGCTTAGGGGCTGAAATCGGCACATCAACCCAGAAGCTCCATGCCAGGGGTCCAATGGGGCTAAAAGAGCTTACATCTTCAAAGTTTATCATTTTTGGAGAGGGTCAGATTAGAAAATAA